Genomic segment of Panicum virgatum strain AP13 chromosome 9N, P.virgatum_v5, whole genome shotgun sequence:
TATTCACCTCCCAAAGTGTGTCCACCTAGTGATCTTTCCTGAGATAGGAACATGAGAATGTCAAATGTTACTCAGTGTATTTCTTATTTCTTAGTAAAAAAATACATGTACAGTGTTTGGCTACTGGGCATCAACACCAGACAAGTAGAGATGAATTGATTAAGCTGCTGGCACCTAACCAACAGTAGCAAAGCGCTTCTCCAGTTCTCCTAACGAACATTTGGACCTTTTTTCTTTGACAAAGACAACCTTGCAGTTAAAAAAAAAGCTCCTGCGCCACTCTCCAcacagtagataggctcaagtaGTACTGTGTGAAGAGTAACTTCTCCAGGACATTCTTCCCTATCTATATAGCCTGCCCGGCTGCCCCTCCTATAAGTACAGGCCCTCAACAAAGACATGAGTGCGCAAGTGTGGTTGTCTCCTAAATTGGGCGCCTCTCTTCCTCAAGCTATAGCCACTTCTCTCTCTCGATCGAAGCACGAACCTACTGCCCTTCACACGTAGTGTGTGTGCTAGTCGTGTGTCAAGCACACCGTACCCACAACCTTCCAGAACCAAAGATTCCAATCAACCAACGTTCTCCGCCTAACCAGCTCGATCGATCGATGGATGGGAGCAGCAATAGCCCCGACAGGCAGTCGTCGGGCGGCAGCCCGGAGGAGCGAggcagcggcagcgggggcCGGGGCACCGGGGAGCCGGTGCGGTCGCGGTGGACGCCGAAGCCGGAGCAGATACTGATCCTCGAGTCTATCTTCAACAGCGGCATGGTCAACCCGCCCAAGGACGAGACCGTCCGCATCCGCAAGCTGCTCGAGCGCTTCGGCGCCGTCGGCGACGCCAACGTCTTCTACTGGTTCCAGAACCGCCGCTCCCGCTCGCGGCGTCGCCAACGCCAGATgcaggccgcggccgcggccgcggcggcagccgcctcctccgcggccCAGCAGAGCTCTCCGGTGGCTAGCCCCACAGTCGGCCTTCCCTCTGGCGCCGTACAATACCCCGTGGCCATGGGTGGGAGCGCGAGCGTCTGCCAGTATGAGCAGCAGgccagctcctcctcgtcgtcgggaAGCACGGGCGGCTCGTCGCTGGGGCTGTTCGCGCTCGGCCCGGGGGTGCCCGGAACCGGAGCTGCTGGGTACTTCCAGGCGTCGTGCGGCGCTTCGTCGCCGCTGGCGTCCGGGCTGATGGGCGACGTGgacagcggcggcagcgacgaTCTCTTCGCCATCTCGCGGCAGATGGGGTTCGCGGAGAGCCCGGTCGCCTCGTCCTCCGTGGCGCCGAGCACCGCCGGGCACCAGCAGCAGTATTACTCAAGCCAATCACCCGCAGGTCAGTACTACTGCACACTGATCCAGCTCAATTATCCTGAGCGTTCTTGCCTTGGAATCTTGGATCGGTTGGTTCGTCTATTTCATGCGTGTGTTTCTCAAGGTGAAGAATTTCTTAATTTATAGTCTCGTTTTCATCCAAAAGTCTCCAATTTGGTAGCGTAATGGTTCGTTGCGGTTTTTGCTTCAGTCAAAGGAATCAATAACTAAATTAAGGAACTTATTGTACAATTTTGTTCGTTGGTATTGAGGTTAAGTATAGTAATGGAATGATGCAGAATTCGAGGAGATCTAGCTTGGATCTTTTGGACGCATACTCTATATATGTTGGTCTTCCCTATATTATTACTCCGGCAGctaattgcatcg
This window contains:
- the LOC120687864 gene encoding WUSCHEL-related homeobox 6-like, translated to MDGSSNSPDRQSSGGSPEERGSGSGGRGTGEPVRSRWTPKPEQILILESIFNSGMVNPPKDETVRIRKLLERFGAVGDANVFYWFQNRRSRSRRRQRQMQAAAAAAAAAASSAAQQSSPVASPTVGLPSGAVQYPVAMGGSASVCQYEQQASSSSSSGSTGGSSLGLFALGPGVPGTGAAGYFQASCGASSPLASGLMGDVDSGGSDDLFAISRQMGFAESPVASSSVAPSTAGHQQQYYSSQSPAATITVFVNGVPMEVPRGPIDLRAMFGQDVMLVHSTGALLPVNDYGILTQSLQMGESYFLVARPT